From a single Intestinibaculum porci genomic region:
- a CDS encoding DUF1430 domain-containing protein: protein MHKLKYALVCVLAFTLTIIIGDMSVYMSKAELLGRIDANNESLSVTLDYNIKHPDYLGILKVLKKEKLTYYGLSYQNENNLVYHIHFASMQNEEEVLGHPFDQVVTYRYGQKFGTTETITIQPFDDAKKYDEIIVNGENLAPLSDKLKSLRGVMVDSREVHNEVPAIKLTDILKKEPLLLGIMILVLILCMGDLFCRRQRFYALKKLHGYALPVYMIKESLRSLCLSSVVFIISSLLTRILLIYDNDNIIMGKYLLALLGLLLALMALIHVIMILFASRLSILSQMKEIYQYRLYDLLIKPIMAVVMVILAMQLTVSVATAYRYSKQVHTLSVIEEKTRGMFRIDSFKQGVNLSHKGWSKIVDQTNEMVQKQGALYIDADNYTSEGREKGLGEILERIPKGIRVNGAMIQLFAIKDEQGIVHLDRKRNYQKHPLFLIPQKYKDQVWLNNVIQDYHAEVDYIPNHQKIYSFNTDVNVKEDGWIEDPIMVIDSREDFNNYMVPITPYKSVQEVCAHYGIGNVINYEQPASKMKQYVTQTKTLLMKTIAYCLLYLVLAFFTLYELVYVYFINHALEIVLKRIHGQKTLKMYAGYYTQLIGFFIIVMIILRFVLHSNMAIITTVFLLIISSILSMLMQNKIVSSHIVATLKGGISS, encoded by the coding sequence ATGCATAAACTTAAATATGCATTAGTGTGCGTATTGGCATTCACTCTTACAATCATTATTGGGGATATGAGTGTGTATATGTCCAAAGCAGAACTTTTGGGGCGTATTGATGCAAACAATGAATCATTATCAGTGACCCTTGACTATAACATCAAGCATCCTGATTACCTGGGCATCCTGAAGGTCTTAAAAAAAGAGAAGCTGACATATTATGGCTTGTCTTACCAAAATGAAAATAATCTTGTTTATCATATTCATTTTGCAAGCATGCAAAATGAAGAAGAAGTCCTTGGACACCCATTTGATCAAGTCGTGACTTACCGGTATGGACAAAAGTTTGGAACCACAGAAACGATTACTATTCAGCCTTTTGATGACGCAAAAAAATATGATGAAATCATTGTCAACGGAGAAAATCTTGCTCCGCTATCCGACAAATTAAAAAGCTTGCGTGGGGTGATGGTCGATAGCCGGGAAGTGCATAATGAAGTTCCGGCGATAAAATTAACGGATATCTTAAAGAAAGAGCCGTTACTTTTAGGTATTATGATCCTTGTTTTGATCCTCTGTATGGGCGATCTCTTTTGTCGTAGACAAAGATTTTATGCACTCAAGAAGCTGCATGGGTATGCATTGCCGGTTTATATGATCAAGGAAAGCTTAAGATCATTGTGTCTAAGTAGTGTGGTCTTTATCATATCCTCATTACTGACCCGTATCTTACTGATTTATGATAATGATAATATTATCATGGGAAAATATTTATTGGCACTTTTAGGATTATTGCTGGCCTTGATGGCCCTTATTCATGTGATCATGATACTTTTTGCCTCTCGCTTATCAATCTTGTCACAAATGAAAGAAATTTATCAGTATCGTCTTTATGATTTACTTATTAAACCGATCATGGCTGTTGTCATGGTCATTCTTGCAATGCAGCTGACAGTATCTGTCGCGACAGCTTATCGCTATTCAAAACAGGTTCATACGTTATCGGTGATTGAAGAGAAAACCAGAGGTATGTTTCGTATTGATAGCTTTAAACAAGGGGTGAACTTATCACATAAAGGCTGGTCAAAGATAGTGGATCAAACCAATGAAATGGTCCAAAAACAAGGCGCTTTATATATTGATGCGGACAACTATACCAGCGAAGGCCGAGAAAAAGGTTTAGGTGAAATCTTAGAGAGAATCCCTAAAGGAATCCGGGTGAATGGGGCAATGATTCAGCTGTTTGCGATCAAAGATGAACAAGGAATAGTACACTTGGATAGGAAAAGAAATTATCAGAAGCATCCATTATTCTTAATTCCGCAAAAGTATAAAGATCAGGTATGGCTCAATAATGTCATTCAGGATTATCATGCGGAAGTGGATTACATTCCTAATCATCAGAAGATTTATAGTTTTAATACTGATGTGAATGTGAAAGAAGATGGCTGGATTGAAGATCCAATTATGGTGATTGATAGCCGTGAAGACTTTAATAACTATATGGTTCCGATCACTCCCTATAAAAGTGTTCAAGAAGTTTGTGCTCATTATGGCATCGGCAATGTCATTAACTATGAACAGCCCGCTTCTAAAATGAAACAGTACGTTACCCAGACTAAAACACTATTAATGAAGACAATTGCTTATTGTCTCTTATATCTTGTCTTGGCGTTCTTTACCTTATATGAACTGGTTTATGTTTATTTTATCAATCATGCGCTAGAGATTGTATTAAAGAGAATTCATGGTCAAAAAACACTAAAAATGTATGCTGGATATTATACCCAGCTGATTGGCTTCTTTATCATTGTCATGATCATCTTAAGATTTGTCTTGCATAGTAATATGGCGATCATCACTACAGTTTTTTTACTTATTATAAGTAGCATACTTAGTATGCTCATGCAAAATAAGATTGTTTCATCACATATTGTAGCAACGTTGAAGGGAGGAATATCATCATGA
- the rpoE gene encoding DNA-directed RNA polymerase subunit delta has product MDYSQTSMVDVAYDIMEGLKAPIDFYELWEQVAEKKNFTTEERDENESVFYTNITLDGRMITVGENRWDLRERHKFEDVHIDMNDVYSDDEEEEEETDDGSIEDSYSDD; this is encoded by the coding sequence ATGGATTACTCACAGACTTCAATGGTTGATGTTGCTTACGACATCATGGAAGGCCTGAAAGCCCCAATCGATTTCTATGAATTATGGGAACAGGTCGCAGAAAAGAAAAACTTCACAACAGAAGAAAGAGATGAAAACGAATCTGTATTCTATACCAATATTACTTTAGATGGTCGTATGATCACTGTTGGTGAAAACAGATGGGATTTAAGAGAACGTCATAAATTTGAAGATGTTCATATTGATATGAATGATGTTTATTCTGATGACGAAGAGGAAGAAGAAGAAACAGACGACGGTTCAATCGAAGATAGCTATAGCGATGATTAA
- a CDS encoding GNAT family N-acetyltransferase, which translates to MKIIEYQACYKKQVEHIAMMTSSKAMVDPIHAKFTLAMYADPYLDHGIAYLIEDQGSIYGYILCASNYLSFMSHKKEILNKMPPAYHKRALKEWNIYAKYQEHYPAHLHIDLLKETRGMHLGTQLMQTLIQKLKEEHVEGLMLGVSLENKAAIAFYTKNGFHILEQDEVSVVMGLCLK; encoded by the coding sequence ATGAAGATTATTGAATATCAGGCATGTTACAAAAAACAGGTTGAACATATAGCCATGATGACCTCATCAAAAGCTATGGTGGACCCTATTCATGCAAAGTTTACTTTAGCAATGTATGCAGATCCTTATTTAGATCATGGCATTGCCTATCTCATTGAAGATCAAGGATCTATTTATGGCTATATCCTTTGTGCCTCCAATTATTTATCCTTTATGTCTCATAAAAAGGAAATATTAAATAAGATGCCTCCAGCTTATCATAAACGAGCCTTAAAAGAATGGAACATCTATGCAAAATATCAGGAACATTACCCCGCCCACTTGCATATTGATTTACTGAAAGAAACTCGTGGTATGCATTTGGGAACACAACTGATGCAGACCCTGATTCAAAAACTCAAAGAAGAACATGTAGAAGGTCTGATGCTGGGTGTATCCTTAGAAAATAAAGCAGCAATCGCCTTTTATACCAAAAATGGTTTCCATATTCTTGAACAGGATGAGGTAAGCGTAGTGATGGGATTATGCTTAAAATGA
- a CDS encoding LytR/AlgR family response regulator transcription factor, translating to MVIEIYSLDRGLIHQLTKILDDLQQDCNFCFKIECGIHKKVSHIDVLIIDLDLGDRSRSIAEYYKDCEHIKKIFVSHYKDDVFKIFKYHPASFFVKYDYSYVKEELMRCLQEVKKQTGLLFCKQNGRETALPIKNILSISQKDHFAEITMCDGTVNVIHASLGTLKNQLGYRFFLINRSEVVNLDYILSTNGKELDLIDGRRFCVSRRKQKAFLSLYCAYDDHFLVKEGY from the coding sequence ATGGTGATTGAAATATACAGTCTTGATCGTGGGCTCATTCATCAACTCACAAAGATATTGGATGATCTTCAGCAAGATTGCAATTTTTGTTTTAAAATTGAATGTGGTATTCATAAGAAGGTGTCTCATATCGATGTATTGATTATTGATCTGGATTTAGGCGACAGAAGTAGAAGCATAGCGGAGTACTATAAAGATTGTGAACACATTAAAAAGATATTTGTAAGTCATTACAAGGATGATGTGTTTAAAATATTTAAATATCATCCTGCCTCATTTTTTGTGAAATATGATTACAGCTACGTCAAAGAAGAGCTCATGCGCTGCCTTCAGGAAGTTAAAAAGCAGACAGGGCTATTGTTTTGTAAGCAAAACGGAAGAGAGACCGCTTTGCCCATCAAAAATATCTTATCGATCAGTCAAAAAGATCACTTCGCAGAAATTACCATGTGTGATGGAACGGTGAATGTGATTCATGCCTCGCTTGGGACTTTAAAAAATCAGTTAGGGTATCGCTTCTTTTTGATCAATCGCTCAGAAGTAGTCAATCTCGATTATATTCTCAGCACGAATGGAAAAGAATTGGATCTGATTGACGGCAGGCGATTTTGCGTTAGTCGTCGTAAACAAAAGGCATTTTTATCTTTATATTGTGCATATGATGATCATTTTTTGGTGAAAGAAGGCTATTAA
- a CDS encoding ATP-binding cassette domain-containing protein, with protein sequence MMDVRNISKSYGQHQVIKDFSYHFELGRMYAIVGPSGSGKSTLVNMFGLLEKPDSGTLTIDGHSQVKPSSRQAMVLRRKTISYMFQNYALIPEETVQYNLSLVLDRHDKQKKEKMLKVLDQVGLDLSLKEKVFTLSGGQQQRVALARILLRPGKIILADEPTGNLDAINRDRILAYFKKLKEGRIIIIVTHDQEVAQYCDDIISLA encoded by the coding sequence ATGATGGATGTGCGCAATATTTCAAAGAGCTATGGGCAGCATCAGGTTATTAAAGACTTTTCTTATCATTTTGAGTTAGGACGTATGTATGCGATCGTAGGACCTTCAGGCAGTGGAAAATCCACCTTAGTGAATATGTTTGGACTGTTAGAAAAGCCTGATTCAGGAACATTAACCATTGATGGTCATAGTCAGGTAAAGCCTTCCTCTAGGCAAGCGATGGTATTAAGAAGAAAAACGATATCTTATATGTTTCAAAACTATGCGCTGATTCCCGAAGAAACTGTACAATACAATTTATCTTTAGTCTTAGATCGTCATGACAAGCAAAAGAAAGAGAAAATGTTAAAGGTATTAGATCAGGTGGGATTAGATCTTTCACTAAAAGAGAAAGTGTTTACCCTCTCTGGCGGTCAGCAGCAACGCGTTGCTTTAGCTCGTATTCTCTTACGTCCAGGAAAGATTATTTTAGCGGACGAACCAACAGGAAATCTTGATGCAATAAATCGTGATCGTATTCTTGCATATTTTAAGAAGCTTAAAGAAGGGCGTATCATTATTATCGTCACACATGATCAAGAAGTAGCGCAATACTGTGATGACATCATTAGTCTAGCGTAA
- the gap gene encoding type I glyceraldehyde-3-phosphate dehydrogenase produces the protein MAVKVAINGFGRIGRLAFRQMFGAEGYEVVAINDLTSPKMLAYLLKYDSSQGKYALADTVEAKENSIVVDGKEITIYKEPDANNLPWGELGVDVVLECTGFYTSKAKAQAHINAGAKKVVISAPAGNDLKTIVFNTNNETLSADDQIISAASCTTNCLAPMAKALNDKWEVKAGIMLTVHAYTGDQMILDGPQRKGNLRRSRAGAVNITPTSTGAAKAIGSVVTELNGKLIGSALRVPVPTGSITVLTATVKGNPTVDEINAQMKANTTESFGYNEDDIVSSDIVGMRFGSLFDSTLTMVNPISDDESEVQVVSWYDNENSFTSNMVRTIKYFAEL, from the coding sequence ATGGCAGTAAAAGTTGCAATTAATGGTTTTGGCCGTATTGGTCGTTTAGCATTCAGACAGATGTTTGGTGCAGAAGGGTATGAAGTAGTTGCTATCAACGATTTAACTTCACCTAAAATGTTAGCATATTTATTAAAATATGATTCTTCACAGGGTAAATATGCTTTAGCTGATACAGTAGAAGCTAAAGAAAACTCAATCGTTGTTGATGGTAAAGAAATTACTATCTACAAAGAACCAGATGCTAATAACTTACCTTGGGGTGAATTAGGAGTAGATGTAGTTCTTGAATGTACAGGTTTCTATACTTCAAAAGCAAAAGCTCAGGCTCACATCAACGCTGGTGCTAAGAAAGTTGTTATCTCAGCTCCTGCTGGAAACGATTTAAAGACAATCGTATTCAACACTAACAATGAAACATTATCAGCTGATGATCAGATCATCTCTGCAGCTTCATGTACTACAAACTGCTTAGCTCCAATGGCTAAAGCATTAAACGACAAATGGGAAGTTAAAGCTGGTATCATGTTAACAGTTCATGCTTACACTGGTGACCAGATGATCCTTGATGGACCACAGAGAAAAGGTAACTTAAGAAGATCTAGAGCTGGTGCAGTCAACATCACTCCAACTTCTACTGGTGCTGCAAAAGCTATCGGTTCAGTTGTTACTGAATTAAATGGTAAATTAATCGGTTCAGCATTACGTGTACCTGTTCCTACTGGATCAATCACTGTTTTAACAGCTACTGTAAAAGGTAACCCAACTGTTGATGAAATCAACGCTCAGATGAAAGCTAACACTACTGAATCATTCGGTTACAACGAAGACGATATCGTATCTTCTGATATCGTAGGTATGAGATTCGGTTCATTATTCGATTCTACTTTAACTATGGTTAACCCAATCTCTGATGATGAATCAGAAGTTCAGGTAGTATCTTGGTATGATAACGAAAACTCATTCACTTCTAACATGGTTAGAACTATTAAGTATTTCGCTGAATTATAA
- a CDS encoding ABC transporter ATP-binding protein has protein sequence MKIQTKGLAKSFSEGSHTNHVLDGIDITFDDHCFSAIMGASGSGKTTFMNIISTLMKPTKGHVYYDGQDISTLTEKELTQTRLKRFAFIFQKNNLMSSLTIRNNIILPLKIENKISAIEKLESMAQEFGISEILDQYPYECSGGQCQRAAIVRALMKSPEMIFCDEPTGALDYKNSLSFMHTLQKMNEQGVALIVITHDPMVAAYAKEVYFMKEGKLCEHITKEGTNKEFLKQIQEASFQDLA, from the coding sequence ATGAAAATACAAACGAAGGGATTAGCGAAGAGCTTTAGTGAAGGTAGTCATACGAATCATGTTCTCGATGGGATTGATATTACTTTTGATGATCATTGCTTTAGTGCGATTATGGGCGCTTCCGGCAGTGGTAAAACTACGTTCATGAATATCATCTCAACGTTAATGAAGCCTACTAAGGGACATGTTTACTATGATGGTCAGGATATTTCCACCCTCACAGAAAAAGAATTAACACAAACAAGATTAAAACGATTTGCTTTTATCTTTCAAAAAAATAACCTGATGTCTTCTTTAACCATTAGGAATAATATTATTTTACCCTTAAAGATAGAAAATAAGATCTCTGCGATTGAGAAGCTAGAAAGTATGGCTCAGGAATTTGGGATTAGTGAAATCTTAGATCAGTATCCTTATGAATGTTCTGGCGGTCAATGTCAGCGTGCTGCGATTGTCAGAGCGTTGATGAAATCACCGGAGATGATCTTCTGTGATGAACCAACGGGGGCTTTAGATTATAAAAACAGTCTAAGCTTCATGCATACCCTGCAAAAGATGAATGAACAGGGGGTGGCCTTAATTGTCATTACCCATGATCCAATGGTAGCAGCATATGCGAAAGAAGTGTATTTCATGAAAGAAGGAAAGCTTTGTGAACACATCACGAAAGAAGGGACAAACAAAGAATTCTTAAAACAGATTCAGGAAGCGAGCTTTCAAGATCTTGCTTAA
- a CDS encoding ABC transporter ATP-binding protein: MIIECTHLQKRFGSHIVIQDFSYTFDHPGLYAITGKSGSGKTTLLNMIGGLEKCSKGSVKVDGQVLKNARQKRLYYQKVAFLFQNYALLNHLSVEKNLSEMTSSTEQERDTVLEKLHITETLHQKVHELSGGQQQRVALARAILHGGDVLLCDEPTANLDEENKEEIFQLIQGLSQDRIVIIVTHDLSLASRCDHQIRL, from the coding sequence ATGATTATTGAATGCACACATTTACAAAAGCGTTTTGGTTCCCATATCGTGATTCAGGATTTTTCTTATACCTTCGATCATCCTGGTCTCTATGCTATTACGGGGAAATCAGGCAGTGGGAAAACAACTCTGTTAAATATGATTGGCGGCTTAGAAAAATGCAGTAAGGGAAGTGTAAAGGTAGATGGACAAGTTCTAAAAAATGCTAGACAGAAACGTTTATATTATCAAAAAGTAGCATTCTTATTTCAGAATTATGCGTTGCTTAACCATTTAAGCGTTGAAAAGAACTTATCAGAAATGACCTCATCTACTGAGCAGGAGAGAGATACAGTGCTTGAAAAACTGCATATCACAGAAACGTTACATCAGAAAGTTCATGAACTTTCTGGTGGCCAGCAACAGCGTGTCGCTTTAGCCAGAGCTATTCTGCATGGAGGAGATGTGCTCTTATGTGATGAACCAACTGCTAACCTTGATGAAGAAAACAAGGAAGAAATCTTTCAGCTTATTCAAGGTCTTTCACAAGATCGCATTGTCATTATTGTGACTCATGATTTATCCTTAGCGTCGCGCTGTGATCATCAAATCAGGCTCTAA
- a CDS encoding phage tail tip lysozyme, with the protein MKTIIKKCSLIVMICLLCAGIFTSHTSHTNAASNRAKIYSTLRSLGYSKAGAAGIMSNIKYESGYNPRSGGVCYGLVQWTGGRKANLRRYCARHGLSASSIKGQVKFLDHELKTSYRGVYRSIKGAGNSASGAYRAAYKFCYDFERPAARSSASARRASYARSLYHIL; encoded by the coding sequence ATGAAAACAATAATTAAAAAATGCTCACTCATCGTTATGATCTGTTTACTTTGTGCAGGCATCTTTACTTCCCATACATCTCATACAAATGCGGCATCAAACCGCGCTAAAATCTATAGCACTTTACGCAGCTTAGGATACTCTAAAGCTGGCGCTGCCGGGATTATGTCTAATATCAAATATGAATCAGGTTACAATCCTCGATCTGGCGGTGTCTGCTATGGCTTAGTTCAGTGGACTGGCGGCCGTAAAGCCAACTTAAGAAGATATTGCGCCCGTCATGGCTTAAGTGCTTCTTCAATTAAAGGGCAGGTTAAATTCTTAGATCATGAATTAAAAACATCTTATCGCGGTGTTTACCGTTCTATTAAAGGTGCTGGCAATTCTGCCTCAGGCGCCTACAGAGCCGCTTACAAATTCTGTTATGACTTTGAAAGACCAGCCGCTCGCAGCAGTGCTTCTGCTCGTCGTGCCAGCTACGCACGCAGCTTATATCACATATTATAA
- a CDS encoding ATP-binding protein, protein MNNFDVLEHYSHDEEGQYFDRKSARIKPKDIARHLVAFANGNGGELVIGIEDDGEISGFDYPQANPLNDFLDIPFTYCKGDFRYQYQIYDVEVGDRKDQVLVFEVNPSENKVIKTIDNKVYLRVGDQSKLLSHDQITQLEFDKGERYFEDLILEDSSYDDVDMNTIDEYRSILKTSLSGEEILKARNLLKNGHLTYAGALLFAKYPTQFLPNARVRVLKFDGNKMHTGERLNISKDKNFEENLPTLLKNIREFITTLLKEYQFLDRDGIFKTVSEYPEFAWLEGIVNSVTHRDYSFRGDYIRVSIYDDRLEVFSPGKLPNIVTLDNMIETRYSRNPRIARVLNEFGFVRELNEGVKRIYEEMDHYFLNKPIYSEPNNNAVLLVLENNSKDRKMKTTKEITHLLTPELLRSLDESEMKIIQYVTVHGRINIKKTKKILGKGDTYSRRRLKNLQDKKILRWHGTNKTDPYQYYSLEDLYDTSTNS, encoded by the coding sequence ATGAATAATTTCGATGTATTAGAACATTATTCTCATGATGAAGAAGGACAATATTTTGATCGTAAGAGTGCCAGGATTAAACCTAAGGATATTGCGAGACATCTGGTTGCTTTTGCTAATGGGAATGGTGGAGAATTAGTGATTGGTATTGAGGATGATGGTGAAATTTCAGGCTTTGATTATCCTCAAGCAAATCCATTGAATGATTTTTTAGATATCCCTTTTACATATTGTAAAGGAGACTTTAGATATCAGTATCAAATTTATGACGTAGAGGTTGGTGACAGGAAAGATCAAGTTTTAGTTTTTGAAGTGAACCCCAGTGAAAATAAAGTTATAAAAACTATTGATAATAAAGTCTACCTCAGGGTAGGAGATCAATCGAAATTGCTTAGCCATGATCAAATTACACAATTGGAGTTTGACAAAGGTGAACGTTATTTTGAAGATTTGATTCTTGAAGACTCGAGCTATGATGATGTAGATATGAATACAATTGATGAATATCGTTCAATCTTAAAGACGAGTTTAAGTGGCGAAGAAATTCTTAAGGCAAGAAACTTATTGAAAAATGGACATTTGACTTATGCAGGTGCTCTTCTTTTTGCAAAATATCCCACACAGTTTTTGCCAAATGCACGAGTAAGGGTTTTAAAATTTGATGGGAACAAAATGCATACCGGAGAAAGGCTAAATATTAGTAAGGATAAAAATTTTGAGGAAAATCTTCCAACGCTTTTAAAGAATATTAGAGAATTTATTACAACATTGTTAAAGGAATACCAGTTTTTAGATCGTGATGGTATTTTTAAAACTGTTTCTGAGTATCCAGAATTTGCATGGCTTGAAGGTATTGTGAATAGTGTAACACATCGGGATTATTCATTTCGAGGTGATTATATTCGTGTGTCCATCTACGATGATCGGCTGGAAGTCTTTAGTCCGGGAAAATTACCTAATATTGTAACGCTAGATAATATGATCGAAACTAGATATTCACGTAATCCGCGAATTGCTAGAGTCTTAAATGAATTTGGCTTTGTACGTGAATTAAATGAAGGTGTCAAAAGAATATATGAAGAAATGGATCATTACTTTTTGAATAAGCCTATTTATTCTGAACCAAACAATAATGCGGTTTTACTGGTTTTGGAAAATAATAGCAAAGATCGTAAGATGAAAACAACAAAAGAAATAACTCATTTATTGACACCTGAACTTTTGAGAAGTCTTGATGAATCAGAAATGAAAATTATACAATATGTTACAGTACATGGTCGGATTAATATAAAAAAGACAAAAAAAATACTTGGCAAAGGAGATACATATTCTAGAAGGCGACTAAAAAACTTACAAGATAAAAAAATTCTTAGGTGGCACGGAACTAATAAAACTGATCCCTATCAGTATTATTCTTTAGAAGATCTTTACGATACAAGTACAAATTCATAA
- the argS gene encoding arginine--tRNA ligase, with translation MAANKLESTLQEALKNAIVKAGLSDDIEASKINIEIPKDKSHGDYSSNIAMQLTRVLHRNPREIAQQIVDALDKEAGSIDRVEIAGPGFLNFFMKNDALTSIIKEVLTEKENYGASDFGKGIKYDVEFVSANPTGDLHLGHAKGAAVGDSIVRIMRKAGYDVTAEYYINDAGNQITNLALSLYTRYLALFGIEREMPKDGYYGQDVKDIAAKVKEEHGDEFLHIDEEEAIHFFRKLGTEHELQKIKDILKEFRVHFDYWFSETSLYRENMIQPVIDALDAKGYLYKEDGALWFRSTDFDDDKDRVLIKKDGSYTYFTPDIAYHKNKFDRGFDYLVDLFGADHHGYINRMKAAMQALGYNKDQLNIDIMQLVQMVENGEVVKMSKRTGNAVTIKDLIEEIGVDATRYFFVSKAANTPFEFDLGLAKSQSNENPVYYAQYAHARLCSIMRSAKEQGYACADHYELLTNPKEVDLLKQIGEFRNVIIDAAKARAPHKVANYIQKLAQLFHSFYNDCYVLDEANRELSNQRIALCLATKTTLANALNVIGVSAPEKM, from the coding sequence ATGGCTGCGAATAAGCTTGAGAGCACATTACAGGAAGCTTTAAAAAATGCCATTGTCAAAGCTGGTCTCAGCGATGATATTGAGGCTTCAAAAATTAATATTGAAATTCCTAAAGATAAATCGCATGGCGATTATTCATCTAATATTGCGATGCAGTTAACAAGAGTTTTACACCGTAATCCAAGAGAAATTGCACAGCAGATCGTTGATGCATTAGATAAGGAAGCCGGATCTATTGATCGGGTTGAAATTGCCGGACCAGGATTCTTAAATTTCTTTATGAAGAATGATGCGTTAACATCTATTATTAAAGAAGTATTAACGGAAAAAGAAAACTATGGTGCCAGTGATTTTGGGAAAGGGATCAAATACGATGTAGAATTTGTCTCTGCCAATCCAACCGGTGATTTACATTTAGGCCATGCTAAAGGGGCTGCTGTTGGTGACAGTATTGTCCGTATTATGAGAAAAGCAGGCTATGATGTGACAGCAGAATACTATATTAATGATGCTGGTAACCAGATTACGAATTTAGCATTATCTTTATATACGCGTTATTTAGCTTTATTTGGTATTGAAAGAGAAATGCCTAAAGATGGTTACTATGGTCAGGATGTCAAAGACATTGCGGCGAAAGTGAAAGAAGAACATGGGGATGAATTCCTTCATATTGATGAAGAAGAAGCTATTCATTTCTTTAGAAAATTAGGAACAGAACATGAATTACAGAAGATTAAAGATATCTTAAAGGAATTCAGAGTTCATTTTGATTACTGGTTCTCAGAAACATCACTCTATCGTGAAAATATGATTCAGCCAGTTATTGATGCTTTAGATGCAAAAGGCTACTTATATAAAGAAGATGGTGCTTTATGGTTCAGATCAACAGATTTTGATGATGATAAGGACCGTGTATTAATTAAGAAAGATGGTTCTTATACATATTTCACACCAGATATTGCTTATCATAAAAATAAATTTGATCGTGGCTTCGATTACTTAGTTGATTTATTTGGCGCTGATCATCATGGTTACATCAATCGTATGAAAGCGGCGATGCAGGCTTTAGGCTATAATAAAGATCAGTTAAATATTGATATTATGCAGTTAGTCCAGATGGTGGAAAATGGTGAAGTTGTCAAGATGAGTAAACGTACTGGCAATGCCGTTACCATTAAAGACTTAATTGAAGAGATCGGTGTTGATGCAACCCGTTACTTCTTCGTTTCTAAAGCTGCTAATACACCATTTGAATTTGATTTAGGCTTAGCCAAATCTCAGTCCAATGAAAACCCTGTTTACTATGCTCAGTACGCTCATGCCAGATTATGTTCAATCATGCGCAGTGCGAAAGAACAGGGCTACGCATGCGCTGATCATTATGAATTATTAACAAATCCAAAAGAAGTGGATTTATTAAAACAGATCGGTGAATTCAGAAATGTCATTATTGATGCAGCAAAAGCGCGTGCACCACATAAGGTGGCGAACTATATTCAGAAACTTGCGCAATTATTCCATTCATTCTATAATGATTGTTATGTATTAGACGAGGCAAACAGAGAATTATCTAACCAGCGTATCGCTTTATGCCTGGCTACAAAAACAACTTTAGCGAATGCTTTAAATGTCATTGGTGTATCAGCACCAGAAAAAATGTAG